The sequence CGGCACGGCCGTAGCTGGCTGAGCCGCCGCAGCCGCCCGGGCCGCACCGACGCCGCCCGCCGGTGACGACCGTGGCCACCGCCGCTGCGGCGGCGACCACCGGCCCCGCCGCCGCGGCGGCGACCACCGGCCCCACCGGGGTGGCGGTCCCGGACCGCCCGGTCGGTGGGGCCGGTGCCGGCGGCGGGCGTGGCATGCTCGGTGCCGTGACCGTACGCGCCGCCAGCACCGTCCTCGTCGGCCGTCAGGGCGAGGTCGGGTCGCTGCGCACCGCCCTGGCCCGCGCCCGGGCCGGGGAACCCACCACCGTCCTGGTCGGCGGCGAGGCCGGCGTCGGCAAGACCCGGCTGCTGGAGGAGTTCGGCGCGCTGGCCGGCGCCGCCGGCGCCCGGCTGCTGGTCGGTCAGTGCCTGGAGTTGGGCGAGGCCGGCCTGCCCTTCGCGCCGTTCGCCGCCGCGCTGCGCGAGGTGCTGCGCCGCGACGGTCCCGGCGTCTTCGACGGGTACGAGCCGGAGTTCGCCCGCCTGCTGCCCGAGCTGGGCCGGGGACCCGCCGCCGTCGCCGCGCCGGCCGGGCCGGCCCTCTCCGACGCCCCCCGGGGCTACCTGTTCGACCTGGTCGGGGAGCTGTTCCACCGGCTCGCCGCCGACCAGCCGCTGGTGCTGGTGATCGAGGACCTGCACTGGGCCGACCGGTCCACCCGCGACCTGATCGGCTTCCTGGTCCGGGCCGCCCGCACCGCCCGGCTGCTGCTGGTCTGCACGTACCGCACCGACGAGCTGCACCGGGGCCACCCGCTGCGGCCGTTCCTGGCCGAGCTGGACCGGGCCCGCGGTGTCGAGCGGATCGAGCTGGCCCGCCTCGACCGGGACGGCACCGCCGCGATCCTCGCCGACATCCTCGGCGCCGAACCGGCGGCCCGGGCCGTCGACGACGTCCACGAACGTACCCAGGGCAACCCGTTCTTCATCGAGGAGCTGGCCGCGGCCGGCGACCCGGTCGGCTGCGCCACCCTGCCGGAGACCCTGCGCGACCTGCTGCTGGCCCGGGTCGACCGGCTCCCCGACGCCGCGCAGCGGGTGCTGCGCATCGCCGCCGCCGGCGGCACCCGCTTCGCGCACCAGCTCCTCGCCGAGGTCGCCGGCCTGCCCGAGCCCGAGCTGGAGGACGCGCTGCGCGCCGCCGTCGCCGCCCAACTGGTCGTCGCCGACCCCGACGGCGACTACGAGTTCCGGCACGCCCTGGTCCGCGAGGCCGTCCACGACGAGCTGCTGCCCGGCGAGCACGCCCGGCTGCACGCCCGGTACGCCGCCGCCATCGAGGCGCAGCCGCACCTGGTCGCCGCCGGCCGCGCCCCGGCCGAGCTGGCCCACCACTGGTACGCCGCCCACGACCACCCCCGCGCCCTGGTCACCGCCCGCGCGGCGGCCTGCGCCGCCGCCGACCGGTACGCGTACGCGGAGCAGAGCCGGCTGCTGGAGCGGGTGCTGGAGCTGTGGGAACTGGTGCCCGACGCCGCCGACCGGCTCGGGATGGACCACCTGGCGGTGCTGGAGGAGACCCTGGACGCCGCCACCACGGCCGGCGACTACAGCCGCGGGCTCACCCTCACCCGCGCCGCGCTGGCCGAGGTGGACGCCGACGCCGCGCCGCTGCGCGCCGCCCGGCTGCTGGACCGGCGGGGACGGCTGCTCGCCCTGCTCGGCAAGAGCGACGGCAGCGCCGAGCTGCGCGAGGCGTACCGGCTGGCGGGTGGGGTGCCGGACGGACCGGAGCGGGTCCGCCTGCTCGCCGACATCGCCGCGCACCTGGTGAAGATCGATCCGCAGCTGGCCGCGGCGGTCGCCGCCGAGGCGCGCACGGTCGCCGAGGCGGTCGGCGAGGACCTCGCCCTGTTGCCCACCCG comes from Micromonospora purpureochromogenes and encodes:
- a CDS encoding helix-turn-helix transcriptional regulator translates to MATAAAAATTGPAAAAATTGPTGVAVPDRPVGGAGAGGGRGMLGAVTVRAASTVLVGRQGEVGSLRTALARARAGEPTTVLVGGEAGVGKTRLLEEFGALAGAAGARLLVGQCLELGEAGLPFAPFAAALREVLRRDGPGVFDGYEPEFARLLPELGRGPAAVAAPAGPALSDAPRGYLFDLVGELFHRLAADQPLVLVIEDLHWADRSTRDLIGFLVRAARTARLLLVCTYRTDELHRGHPLRPFLAELDRARGVERIELARLDRDGTAAILADILGAEPAARAVDDVHERTQGNPFFIEELAAAGDPVGCATLPETLRDLLLARVDRLPDAAQRVLRIAAAGGTRFAHQLLAEVAGLPEPELEDALRAAVAAQLVVADPDGDYEFRHALVREAVHDELLPGEHARLHARYAAAIEAQPHLVAAGRAPAELAHHWYAAHDHPRALVTARAAACAAADRYAYAEQSRLLERVLELWELVPDAADRLGMDHLAVLEETLDAATTAGDYSRGLTLTRAALAEVDADAAPLRAARLLDRRGRLLALLGKSDGSAELREAYRLAGGVPDGPERVRLLADIAAHLVKIDPQLAAAVAAEARTVAEAVGEDLALLPTRIAMLCRTDQAPDLGLAELRRAEALARAAGNAPALVSALVHLSDVLFELGRYAESAEAAAAGVSEARRVGISRSTGAYLLSNQAEALLALGRWDEADAACADAARIDPPGVSGLHWLQLRAGLRLARAHPAADELVGRALGFLARPYLWPNHRLPLHELRIEAALAADDKVEAVRAARAALADDRLPHLPREGWPVLSAAARTAARVEDRELAAAVSALAAELPVRQPAEQAHAAQVAALLTVGGRALPVWRTAVRAWRVDGQPYPLGRSLLALAEAAASAGERDEVAEAVAEAAGIAQRLGATPLAEQAATLARRVGLRGASRGRPGADLLTSREQEVLRLVAEGHSNSRIAEQLFISPKTASVHVSRIIAKLDVTNRVEAAALAHRLNLLNPPR